From the Mahella australiensis 50-1 BON genome, the window GAAGATAACCGAGGATGGGGCTTACACGCTATTGGATGAGCAGAAGGAAACAGTCAGGCTGGACGCTTCGGTCGAAGCCGGCGGCTTGCTGGAAGGGCCGGCGGTGGAGCATGCCGTGGATACAATACGTCTCTTCAAGAGGCTATGCGATGTAAATGGCGTAACCCGCATAATCGGGTTAGCTACGGCGGCCGTTCGCAAGGCGCGGAACAAACAGCGCTTTATAGAGCTTGTACAACAACAAACCGGTGTGTCGTTTTCGGTTATAAGCGGTATGCAGGAGGCCGAATACGATTATATCGGGGTTGTAAACTCTACTAGCATCGAGGACGGGTTGATCGTCGATATAGGCGGCGGCAGCACCGAACTGGTGCGGTTTGAACACAGACGTCTCGTTCATGCCACCAGCATGCCGTTTGGAGCCATCACGCTCACCGATTCGTTCCTGGGCAGAAGCAAACCGAAGCCCGATGATGTGAACAGGTTGAACGAGTTTATCCATAGCAAATTAAGGGAACATGCATGGGTGGCCTTTCCGGACGCTACTTTGGTTGGCGTGGGCGGTACTATACGCAACGTCGCTAAGATACATCAGGCAAAATCGAACTACAGGCTGCCGCTGCTTCATGGCTACGCCATGCCGTTTGCCGATATAAAATCGCTGTGGGAGGACATGCAGGATACCACGGTTTCCCAGCGCAAGAAAATGCGGGGGTTATCCGACGATAGGGCTGACATATTCCTTGGGGGAATGGCCGCTCTGGTCAATGTGCTGGAGTTTTCCCATATCGATAACGTTGTGGTAAGCGGAAACGGCGTAAGGGAAGGCGCCTTTTACAAAGAAGTTCTAGGCTGGCGCGGAGGCGATCGCGATGTGCTGGATACCAGCATAGAAAATATACTGAAGATATACAACGTCAATGTACGCCACGCACAGTATGTGGCGAGGCTGAGTATAAAACTTTTCGATCAACTGGCTACGCTGCATGGCTGCGGAAACGATTTCAAGAAGATACTGTATGCGGCAGCTCGCTTACACGATGTGGGCACAGCGCTCAATTATTACAACCATTCCCAGCATACGCTGTATATAATACTCAATTCGCAGATTTATGGCTTTACCCACCGCGAACTGGTGTTGTGCGCCCTGATAGCCGCCTCCCATCATAAGGATATGGTAAAAAGTTATGCCAGGCATTATGAGGGTATATTATATAAAGATGATGCCGAGAAGGCACAGCGCATGAGCGCCATACTGCGCCTGGCTGAGAGCATGGACCGCAGCGAGTCCGGTGTAGTAAAGGATGTGATATGCAGTATAAGCGACGACTATGTCAAATTGGAGACAGTAGTGAACGGGGACGGGGTGTTGGAGTTAGCCGACGCCGACAACCATAGGAGCTATTTTAAAAAGATATATGATAAGGATATACACATCGCAAAATTATAAAGGAGAGATACGTTATGGCGATGAGAAAGGTGAGGGAATTGGGGATTAACAAGACGTATCCTGGCAAGCTCTTTATAGTCGAGGGCATAGATGGCTCGGGCAAGAGCACGCAGATATATCTACTCAAGCGCTGGCTGGAACAGCAGGGGTATACGGTATTCTTTACCGAATGGAATTCGTCGGATCTGGTTAAAGATGCGACGCGCAAAGCCAAAAAGAAAAATATGCTGACGCCTACTACCTTCAGCCTGATACATGCCGCGGATTTTGCCGACAGGTATGAGCGCCTGATATGGCCTCATCTCAAGGCGGGCTATATAGTATTGGCAGACCGGTATATATACACGGCCTATGCCAGAGATATAGCGCGTGGCGTAGACCCAGATTGGGTGAGGAATATATACAGCTTTGCTGCCAAACCCACGGCCGCATTTTATTTCCAGGTACCGGTGGAGGTAGGGGTGTCGCGTATACTGCGGGGCAGGACAGCCCTGAAATACCATGAGGCCGGTATGGATCTTGGTCTCAGCAACGACCCGGCCGAGAGCTTTAAGCTATTTCAAGGCATAATAAAGGACCAATACGATGCCATGGTCCAAAGCGAAGGATTTCGCGTCATAGATGGAACGTTGCCCATAGAAGAGCAGCAGGTTCGAATGCGGGAGATGGTGCAGATCATGATAAAGCGCTATAAACCGCCGTTTGTTATACCAGACCAATCGTCGCTGCAATCGTGAAGAGGGGTGTAAGAGATGATACAAAAGGATAAACTTTTTTATGGCAGAGGGTTGCCTTATCTAAAAATAAATAAATTGCCGGGCTACCTCATAGTTATAGAAGGGGCGGACGGCTCTGGACGCTCCACGCAGATAAACTTGCTAAAGGACTGGCTAGAAGCCAAAGGCCACGCCGTATTGGATACCGGACTTAAACGCTCGACATTGGTAGGCAGCACCATAGATGAAGCCAAGAAGGGAAATCTGCTCGGTAAGACCACGCTCAGTCTTTTATATGCTACCGACTTTGGCGACAGGCTGGAGAATAACATAATACCGGCGCTGGAGGCTGGTTTTATCGTGCTGGCCGATAGGTATATATTCACGCTAATGGCCAGGGACATGGTGCGCGGCGCCAGGAGGGCGTGGCTTAAAGAGATGTTCGGCTTCGCGCTAATACCGGATATAGTATTTTACCTTCAGGTATCGCCAGACGTGCTGCTCCATAGGGCATTTATGCAGTATGGTCATTTGGACTATTGGGAATCGGGCATGGATCTCGGCATATCGCCCGATAGGTTCAAAAGCTTCAAACAGTATCAGTCCATGCTCAAAGATCAGTTCGATAATCTGGCTCAAGAATACGGCTTTATAACCCTGGACGGCTGCATGGACGTAGAAGCCATACAACAAAGATTGAGGGAAGAAATATTAGAAAGGATAGATTTATAGCGATGGATTGGCATTGCATCGCTGCCAAGCAGGTAGCTCAGCAGCTAAATACCTCCGCACAAAACGGCTTATCGGAACATGAAGCGCAAAAGCGGCTCGAACAGTACGGGCACAACGAACTGGCTGAAGAGCGCAAGCGTACCATATGGCAGATGTTTGCCGAGCAGTTCAAGGATTTTATGATAATAGTGTTGTTCGTAGCCGCAATCGTATCGGCGATACTCAGCGAATGGGTGGATGCTATTGTCATCATAGTGGTAGTGGTGCTGAATGCCATATTGGGCGTGATACAGGAGTCCAGAGCCGAGCAGGCGTTGGCAGCGTTGAAGAAGATGGCCGCTCCCAATGCCAAGGTCATGCGCGACGGCAAGCTCAGGATCATACCGGCTGCTCAACTGGTGCCAGGCGATGTGGTGGTGTTGGAAGCAGGAGATTTTGTACCGGCCGACCTTCGCCTCGTAGAAGCTTCAAACCTGAAGATAGAGGAGTCGTCGCTGACAGGCGAGTCGGTGCCGGTGGATAAGACCACCGATGCTTTAAACGGCGACGATATAGCACTGGGCGACAGGGTAAATATGGCCTATATGACGTCGGCCGTCACATACGGCCGCGGCAAGGGCATAGTAGTAGCGACGGGCATGGATACCGAGGTAGGCAGGATAGCCGAGATGATAGGCCAGCAAGAGGATAACCAGACACCGCTTCAAAAGAAGCTGGAGCAATTGGGTAAGTGGTTGGCTATAGCAGCATTGGCCATATGCGCCGTTATCTTTTTGGCCGGTATACTGTATGGCAAAAATTGGCTGGACATGTTCATGACAGCGGTCAGCCTGGCAGTGGCAGCCATACCCGAAGGCTTGCCGGCCATCGTTACCATAGTGCTGGCCATAGGTGTGCAGCGCATGGCCAAGCGCAACGCCATAATAAGGCGGCTGCCCGCGGTGGAGACGCTGGGTGCGGCCACTGTCATATGTTCGGATAAAACCGGTACACTTACGCAAAACCGTATGACGGTGCAGCGCGTATATGCCGGAGGCAAGACATACGATGCCGCCGAACATCTAGAAGTAGAAGAAAACAGTCCGCTGAATATGTTGCTCAAGGTAGCCATACTATGTAATGATGCCGTAGAGGATGCCGATGAGGGCAAGACCATAGGGGATCCCACAGAAACGGCATTGTTGGACCTTGGCATAAAGCTGGCTATGCATAAAGCGGATGTCGAAAATGGTATGCCGCGCGTGGATGAGATACCTTTTGATTCCGAAAGGAAGCTCATGACCACCGTACACGAGTATAAAGGCAAATATGCCGTATTGACCAAAGGAGCGCCGGATGAGCTGCTGAAGCGATGCAAATACATACACGATGGCCAGGCGGTGAGAGAAATAACGCCCGACGACATAGAACGCATATCGGCGATAAACGAAGAGATGGCCGGCCGTGCGCTGCGCGTGTTGGCCATGGCATACAAAGAGATAGACGATGTAGCCTATGAGGATAAGCAAAAACAATGGGAGTCCGACTTGATATTTTTGGGCATGGTGGGTATGATAGACCCGCCGAGGCCAGAGGCCAGAGATGCGGTGGAACTGTGCCGTACAGCGGGTATAAAGCCGGTCATGATAACCGGCGACCACAAGCTGACGGCTGTGGCTATCGCAAAAGACCTAGGTATACTGCAGCCGGGAGACGAGGCCATAAGCGGCTCCGAACTGGATGATATAGACGACGATGAGATGGTGGAAAGGGTGCCGCATTATTCGGTATACGCCAGGGTATCGCCCGAGCATAAGGTTAAGATAGTCAAAGCATGGCAACGCCGCGGTGACGTGGTGGCCATGACCGGCGACGGCGTAAACGATGCGCCTGCATTAAAGAGCGCCGATATAGGGGCGGCCATGGGCAGGGTGGGTACCGACGTGGCCAAAGGCGCCGCCGATATGGTGCTGACCGACGACAACTTTGCCACCATTGTGGCAGCAGTAGAAGAGGGGCGCATTATATACTCGAATATCATCAAGGCCATACACTTTTTGCTGTCGTGCAACATAGGCGAGATATTCGTGTTATTCATAGCTACCATGCTGAACTGGCTCCAACCCTTGTTACCGGTGCATATACTTTGGATAAACCTCGTCACCGACAGCCTGCCGGCCATAGGCCTGGGCATGGAACGCGGTGAGGAAGACATTATGCGCCGTCCGCCGCGCAACCCCAAAGAAAGCGTTATACCTCTGCCGATGTTTATCAACATACTTTGGCAGGGCTTGATCATCAGCTTAGTTACGTTGGCGGCCTTCCAGATAGGCCTGACGGTAAGCCTGGAAGTCGGCCGTACCATGGCATTTCTGGTGCTGGGTTTGTCACAATTGGCTCATTCGGTAAATATGCGCTCGCAGGATAAATCGATATTTGCCATGAAGTGGTCGGATAACAGGTTTATGATACTGGCGCTGCTTTTATCGGGTGCGATGCAGCTCATCATCATATTCGTGCCGTTTTTGCGCAGTATATTCGAGCTGGCTATGTTGGACGGCGTGCATTGGATCTATGCCATAGCGCTGGCATTGGTGCCTGTAGCCGCGGTGGAGATATGGAAACTGATAAGGCGCGTAGCGAACAGTAATAAGTGACGCCGCATCGCATATAATGCTTGTGAGGGGGTGTTTGCTCTTGCAGGCATATATAGGCGATATAGCCATAGTACCTATCATAATGGGCATAACCGAGGTATTCAAGGCCCTCGGCATGCCGGCTAAATACGGCCCGCTGATGTCGTGGATTATAGGTTTGGTGATAGGCTTTATGTATATCGCGCCGCAGGATCCCGCCACCGCCTTTGTGGTGGGATCGGCACTGGGCCTGAGCGCAGCCGGTTTGTATGAGAGCGGAAAAACCGTATATCTTGAGATGAGGAATAAGAAAAACGCCGACAGATAAAAAATCCCGGACTGAGCATATGCTCAGTCCGGGATTTTTAAGCATTATTTATTCCGTTAATTCTAACGGCGCTATGGCCTGTGATACCATCCGCTTTATATCCTCCAACTGCTCGTCGGTCTTGGCCTCGCAGCGCACTATTATCTCGGGGCCGGTATTGGACGCCCTTATAAGCCCCCATCCGCCGTCTATGATGGCGCGCACGCCATCGACATCTATGATCGGATACCCCTTGTCCTTAAAGAATGCCTTGGCCTGTTCCACTATGCCGAACTTCTTATCATCATCGCAGTGTATCCTAAGCTCGGGCGTGGATGGATAGCGCGGCACATCGGTCAGCAGCTCCGATAGCGATTTGTCTGTATTGGACAATATCCTCAATAGGCGCGCGGCAGCGTACAGCGCGTCGTCGAAGCCGTAATACTCGTCGGCGAAGAACATATGGCCCGACATCTCGCCCGCGAATACCGAACCTATCTCGCGCATCTTTGCCTTTATGAGCGAATGCCCAGTCTTATAGAACATCGGCTTGCCGCCAAGGCGCTCTATCTCTTCGGCCAAAGCCTGGGAGCATTTGACCTCTACTATAGCTGTAGTGCCCGGATGCTTGGGCAATATCTCGCGCCAGAACAGTACCATCAGCGTATCGCCCCATATGATATTGCCTTTGTCATCTATCAAACCTATCCGGTCGCCGTCGCCGTCAAAGCCTATGCCGAGGTCAGCCTTTTGGTCCAATACCACCTTGCGTAAATCCTCAAGGTTTTCGGCCTTGACCGGGTCGGGGAAATGATTAGGGAAACGCGGATCTGAGTCGCAGTATATTGGTATAACATCGCAGCCCAGCCTGTACAGGGCCTGCGGATGCACCAGCGACGCCGTACCGTTGCCGCAGTCCACAGCCACCTTGAGCTTGCGCTGCCCCAGCTTTACCTTATCGCATATCATGTTTATATAATCTATCATGGGGTAGGCGTAGGATATCGTTCCGCCTTCACCCTCGATAAAATCATCTTTCTCTATCATATCGCACAGCATCTGTATGTCATCGCCGTACAGCGTGGCTGGCCCGTAGCAGACCTTGAAACCGTTGAACTGCGGCGGATTGTGGCTGGCTGTTATCATTACAGCGGGGTCTATATCGTATAATATCCTGCTGTAGTAGCAAAGCGGTGTGGTGACCAGCCCTATATCCAATACGCTGCAACCGGTCGATAGTAGGCCTTCCAATATGGCATTGCGCAGCGGCAATGATGAAGACCTGTTGTCTCTGCCTACAATGACGGTATCCTTGCCATGGCGCCTGGCAAATGTGCCAAATGCCTTGCCCAGCAGCACGGCCGCCTGCTCGGTCAGGTCCTCACCGAATACGCCGCGTATATCGTATTGTCTGAACATGCTTCTGTCTATATCGCTCATTTTATGTAACGCCTCCTCTTAATGAAATTTTGTACACTATAATTTTATCATAAATTGCTCCGCTTATCTACATATTTTTCTATTTCCATCCGCCGAATATGCGCTTGCGAAAGGATGTGATATGGCCGGCGCTTATAAAATCGTCGGATATGACGGCGGTCGGATTGTCCACCCACAAGCGCCCGGCCTGCTCATAGCCGAATCTATCGGCTATGAAGCCGAAGCTCTCCATCATGCGCGGCGCGCGCTTGCGCGGGGAATGAGCGTCAGTGGCTATAAAATGGGCCAAACCGTGCTTTAGCAGCAAAAGGGAGGTTTTTTGCACATCCTTGCCGAAGTGGCCGACCACGCTGCCGGCGTTGAGCTGGAGCAGCGCTCCTTGCTCCACAAGCTCATAGGCCGCAGGAGGGTTGTCAGCGACATCTTTATTGCGCTCGGGATGGGCTATTATAGGGATAAAGCCCTTTAGCTGTATATTGTATATCAAGTCCTCCATATACGGCGGTATATGCAAAGCAGGCATCTCTATCAGAAGATACCTGCTTGCGTTGATGCTCAGCCTTTTGAGCATGTCATTGCCCAAACCCGACAGCATGGGACGCATGGGACTAGCCGCTATTTCCGCGCCGCGCAACAGCTTTACCGCCGCGACGTCGTGGCTCAGCGCCTGCTTTAGCGCAACGAAACTTTTGTCTATGTCGCCTATATTGAGGCGTGCTTTGCCAATCTCGATTATAACGGTCGAATCAAATTGTTTAACGATAAATTCCTTGCTGATAACTTCTCGAATTTCGAATATGTAATTATAGATGAGCTCCAAGATCTCGTGAACGAGCGCGCAAAAATGGCATTGAATATTCTTGGCGCGATTCAAGGGGGATACCTCTTGCTTGGAGACAAGTGCCAAGCAATATACGATTATGATTGCCATGATGGCGATAAGGCGGTAGATAATATAGTAGCAGGAAGGGAAGGCTGATGGGAGAAGAAAAGCAGCATAGCGATATCCATAACCCTCACGATACAGGCTATAAATACCTGTTATCGTTCAAGAAAACATTTGTACAACTATTGAGGAGCTTTGTCAAAGAAGGCTGGGTGGGCATGATAGATGAGTCCACCATTACAGAAGTAAACAAATCATATATACTGCAAGACTTCAATCAAAAAGAAGCCGATGTAGTATACAGGGTGGATATAAAAGGGCGGCAGGTCATATTTTATATACTAACGGAACCACAATCGACTGTGGACTTTCAGATGCCGTACAGGCTGTTGCTTTACATGGTAGAGATATGGCGTGATATATTAAGGAATACAAAACAGAATGAAGCTGAGCAAAAGGACTTCAGGTTACCGGCTATCATACCGTTGGTAATATACAATGGAGCTGGTAACTGGACGGTCAAGATAAACTACAAAGAGACGTTGAGCGGATATGAATTATTTAATGATTATGTGTTGGACTTCAGGTATATACTGATAGACGTCAACCGATTCAATAAAGATGATCTGGCAGGGCTGCGCAACTTAATAGGGACGGCATTTCTGCTGGATCAAAAATATGACTTATCAGAGTTATACGAGAGGTTAGGATACGTAAGGGAAGCATTAAGCGCAATTGCACCAGAGGAGTTCAACATAATAAAGCCGTGGCTTATGCACATATTCACCAGCAAACTAGGGAAAGATGAACGCGATAAGGTAGAGAAAATCATAAACGAATCGAGCATAGAGGAGGTGGATAAGATGATTTCTAATTTTGAGAGGACACTGGAAGAAGAGTTTCAGAAGAAGAAGGCTGAAGGCAAGGCCGAAGGCAAAGCAGAGGGTAAGGCCGAATTGGTGATCAGGCTTCTTCGTAAGAAGTTCGGGACATTATCGGAAGATTATATTGATAGGATAAAAAAGCAGGATAGTGAAGTGCTGGACGCTATAGGTGATAATATATTCGAGATAAGCGATATAAGCCAGATCGATGATTATCTTGTATAGCATGACTATGGCCTGATAGTTACGCTCTATCAGGCTTTTATTATGCAAAAATATGTTTGCGCACTTGTCCGAAATCACTATATTAATGCAATAGCTATTCATGTTAAAATATGTTATACTATGTTATACTATTATTAACGTTGAAGCTATATAGAGAATAAAGGAGCGAAGGAAACGATGAATGGTGCGGCAAGCCTGAAAGGCATACCTATAGGGATAGATGATTTTAAAGATCTTATGCAAAGCAACGGTTATTTTGTGGACAAGTCGTTGTTTATAAAGGAAATCGTAGATGACATATCGAAGGTCAAGCTCATCACGCGCCCGAGAAGGTTTGGTAAGACGCTGAACCTATCCATGCTGCGCTATTTTTTCGAGAAGGCCGAAGAGGATAGCAGTTACCTCTTTAAGGAGCTGAATATATGGCAGCAAGGAGAGGCATATACTCGGGAACAGGGCCAATATCCGGTAGTAAGCCTGACCTTTAAGGATATAAAAGATGAAACGTTTGCCGGGTACCTTGAGAATCTTAAGATACAGATTTCGGAAGAATATAAAAAACACGATTATATTGTGCAGGATGATAACATAAGGGACATAGACAAGAAACAATTTATGGATATTGTCGATATCGGGGCAAGTGATGTATGGTATAAAAACAGCTTGAAACTGCTTACAAGATTATTATATGAGTATCATAACCAAGAGGTCATCGTGCTAATAGACGAATACGACACGCCCATCAACCAGGGCTACATATGCGGCTATTACGACGAGGTCATCGACTTCATGAGAAACTTTCTGGGCAGCGGGTTAAAAGGCAACCCGTATCTCAAGACGGCCGTTATAACAGGCATATACAGAGTGGCCAAAGAAAGCATATTCTCGGGCTTTAATAATCTTAAAGTATGCTCTGTTATGCACCAACCGTTCGCCGACAAATTCGGTTTCACAGAGAACGAGACAGAGGACATTCTAAGGTATTATGGCGTCGATGAAGATATTGCCCGGGTGAAAGAATGGTACAACGGCTATTTATTCGGCGAAGATACGGTGATATACAACCCTTGGTCTATATTGAACTACATAGATAACAGAAAACTTCAGCCATACTGGGTAAACACGAGCAGCAACGACATCATAAGGCAGGTGTTGACCAAAACGGCGGCAGGCGTGAAAGAGAAGCTGCGGATACTGATGGAAGGCGGCGTATTGGAAGATGTGGTAATCGATACCGACACCAACTTCCGGGATATAATGGGCAAGGACATCATAGGCGAGAGCGTATTATGGGATCTGCTGCTTGTAAGCGGATACCTGAGGTCGCAGAACACGCGGATCGTAGAGGGTCGCACAAGATGCGAGTTGAAGGTACCCAACAAAGAGATAGCCTTATTATACGAAGATATCGTATCGAGCTGGTTTGAAGAAGCCGAGGCTGCGGGATACGGTATAAAAGAGCTATTGGCCGAGCTTACCGAAGGGGACATAGACGGCTTTGCCGAAAGGTTTAAGGATATGGTGCAGAGATGTTTCAGCTATTTCGATGTGGGATACAACGCGGCCGAAAACTTCTATCACGCATTCATACTGGGCATATTGGTGAATCTCGAAGGCAAGTATAAAGTGATGTCCAACAGGGAATCGGGCAAAGGCAGACCGGATATCATGATAATACCGAAGGATGCGAGCAAGAAAGGCGTGGTGATAGAGTTCAAGACGTCGAGGAGCGATGAAGACAAAGTGCTGGAAGAGAAGGCGCAGCAAGCCTTGGAGCAGATAGCCGCGATGGATTACGTCGATGAGCTGGCATCCTATGGCATAAAAGAGGCTATAGAGCTGGCTATAGTATTCTGTGGCAAGAAGGTGATTATAAGGTATAATGTGAGAAGGTTGGGATGAGGACGTAGCCGCTCATATAGCCGTGATGACGGTAAAAATGAGAATAATGAGAAGAAACGTTGATCTTTTAGCAAGATGCAAGATACGCGCAATAGAGAGGTATATATCCTACATAGGCACATTAATGAATCATAGGGAAATATATCAATATTTTATAAATTCCGGTGCAGATTGGCCAGCTGCACGGCAAAACAGCCACAAAGAGGTATGCGGCTGATTCTTCGCCGGTTACCGGATCATAGATCGGGATTGTGTTGCCCGCCCAATCTATCTGCATAGCTTTGCCGGGCTTGTACTGGATGCGCATGGTCGCCTTCGTTATCCTTGCCCACTTCCGGTACTTTTCGCCGAACTGAGTAGACATATACGGTGTTTGTCCGGAAACTGGGCATGTCTGGTAGTATTCCTCCCACTTAACAAGAAGTTTGGTAAATTGCCAGAAGATTATATTGCGAAAATAAAAAAGCAAAAAGACGAGGTCCTGGATGCTATAGCTGATAATATATTCGAGATAAGCGATATAAGCCAGATCGACGATTATCTTGTATAGCACGACTATGGCCTGATAGTTACGCTCTATCAGGCTTTTGTTTTATAATCGCTTAGCTTGTGGCGGTGGTAAAACGGGCCTTTTATGCTCGACGTGATAATAGGGCGGGGTTGTTGTCACATTGACATAGGTTTCATAGCGAAAGCATATTTGCATTCTTATCGGGATTATGCTATTATTAACGTGATAGATACTCATGTTAAAATATGCTATAATACTGTTAGCGTTGAGCTAGATGGAAGAGGAATGCGTATGGAAGAAGAAAAGCAGTATTATAGGGTGAGGATGTGAGCTAAATGTTAATACAATGCACAAAAAAGCTGTTGGAACGGTTGAAAATAGAACCTGGGCCGCAAGAAGATGAGGAACCCATTTTTTCCTGGCATGCTAACCTAGTAACAATAGACCGTAGAAAGGCCGTGGTTCTTTTAAATGATAAAAATAACTATATTATAGTGCTTTATGGCTTGAGGGCGAAGGACTTTGAAAAGTTTGACGATCTTGTACCAACTGCTATCTATAAGACGTTTCAAAAGGAAAATATCAGAAATGATGTTATAGAGAAGTACTTAAGCTATGCTGGGGAAATCAAATATTCAAAGACAAAGAATCGCAGCATATTGGGCAAATTGAACAATGCCTGCAGCATCGTGCAATATTATGCCGATTTACTGGATGTGGACTCAATCTTACAACCATCTGCAAGCATAAAGGTAAGCAGGTATATGGTGGGCGGTAAAAATGGCGGGTATGTATGTCCGAACAAGGAAATGTATAAGGATTTGGAAGAACTCTGTGGCAAGCCGATTTTTAACGGTATGGCTGTTGTAATTAAAGTGACATTGGATCTGGAAGGCCGAAGCGTTTGGAGGAAATTGATAGTACCGCTTAACACAACGTTTGATGTGCTTCACGAGATACTCCAGACCGCCTTTGAGTGGAAAGACTATCATCTGCACAAATTTATTATTTATAGTAATGAAAAAGTTAAGCTTAGC encodes:
- the tmk gene encoding dTMP kinase translates to MIQKDKLFYGRGLPYLKINKLPGYLIVIEGADGSGRSTQINLLKDWLEAKGHAVLDTGLKRSTLVGSTIDEAKKGNLLGKTTLSLLYATDFGDRLENNIIPALEAGFIVLADRYIFTLMARDMVRGARRAWLKEMFGFALIPDIVFYLQVSPDVLLHRAFMQYGHLDYWESGMDLGISPDRFKSFKQYQSMLKDQFDNLAQEYGFITLDGCMDVEAIQQRLREEILERIDL
- the tmk gene encoding dTMP kinase, translated to MAMRKVRELGINKTYPGKLFIVEGIDGSGKSTQIYLLKRWLEQQGYTVFFTEWNSSDLVKDATRKAKKKNMLTPTTFSLIHAADFADRYERLIWPHLKAGYIVLADRYIYTAYARDIARGVDPDWVRNIYSFAAKPTAAFYFQVPVEVGVSRILRGRTALKYHEAGMDLGLSNDPAESFKLFQGIIKDQYDAMVQSEGFRVIDGTLPIEEQQVRMREMVQIMIKRYKPPFVIPDQSSLQS
- a CDS encoding calcium-transporting P-type ATPase, PMR1-type; protein product: MDWHCIAAKQVAQQLNTSAQNGLSEHEAQKRLEQYGHNELAEERKRTIWQMFAEQFKDFMIIVLFVAAIVSAILSEWVDAIVIIVVVVLNAILGVIQESRAEQALAALKKMAAPNAKVMRDGKLRIIPAAQLVPGDVVVLEAGDFVPADLRLVEASNLKIEESSLTGESVPVDKTTDALNGDDIALGDRVNMAYMTSAVTYGRGKGIVVATGMDTEVGRIAEMIGQQEDNQTPLQKKLEQLGKWLAIAALAICAVIFLAGILYGKNWLDMFMTAVSLAVAAIPEGLPAIVTIVLAIGVQRMAKRNAIIRRLPAVETLGAATVICSDKTGTLTQNRMTVQRVYAGGKTYDAAEHLEVEENSPLNMLLKVAILCNDAVEDADEGKTIGDPTETALLDLGIKLAMHKADVENGMPRVDEIPFDSERKLMTTVHEYKGKYAVLTKGAPDELLKRCKYIHDGQAVREITPDDIERISAINEEMAGRALRVLAMAYKEIDDVAYEDKQKQWESDLIFLGMVGMIDPPRPEARDAVELCRTAGIKPVMITGDHKLTAVAIAKDLGILQPGDEAISGSELDDIDDDEMVERVPHYSVYARVSPEHKVKIVKAWQRRGDVVAMTGDGVNDAPALKSADIGAAMGRVGTDVAKGAADMVLTDDNFATIVAAVEEGRIIYSNIIKAIHFLLSCNIGEIFVLFIATMLNWLQPLLPVHILWINLVTDSLPAIGLGMERGEEDIMRRPPRNPKESVIPLPMFINILWQGLIISLVTLAAFQIGLTVSLEVGRTMAFLVLGLSQLAHSVNMRSQDKSIFAMKWSDNRFMILALLLSGAMQLIIIFVPFLRSIFELAMLDGVHWIYAIALALVPVAAVEIWKLIRRVANSNK
- a CDS encoding tyrosine-protein phosphatase, giving the protein MNRAKNIQCHFCALVHEILELIYNYIFEIREVISKEFIVKQFDSTVIIEIGKARLNIGDIDKSFVALKQALSHDVAAVKLLRGAEIAASPMRPMLSGLGNDMLKRLSINASRYLLIEMPALHIPPYMEDLIYNIQLKGFIPIIAHPERNKDVADNPPAAYELVEQGALLQLNAGSVVGHFGKDVQKTSLLLLKHGLAHFIATDAHSPRKRAPRMMESFGFIADRFGYEQAGRLWVDNPTAVISDDFISAGHITSFRKRIFGGWK
- a CDS encoding Ppx/GppA phosphatase family protein; translated protein: MEQKVGIIDLGSNTVRLVIMKITEDGAYTLLDEQKETVRLDASVEAGGLLEGPAVEHAVDTIRLFKRLCDVNGVTRIIGLATAAVRKARNKQRFIELVQQQTGVSFSVISGMQEAEYDYIGVVNSTSIEDGLIVDIGGGSTELVRFEHRRLVHATSMPFGAITLTDSFLGRSKPKPDDVNRLNEFIHSKLREHAWVAFPDATLVGVGGTIRNVAKIHQAKSNYRLPLLHGYAMPFADIKSLWEDMQDTTVSQRKKMRGLSDDRADIFLGGMAALVNVLEFSHIDNVVVSGNGVREGAFYKEVLGWRGGDRDVLDTSIENILKIYNVNVRHAQYVARLSIKLFDQLATLHGCGNDFKKILYAAARLHDVGTALNYYNHSQHTLYIILNSQIYGFTHRELVLCALIAASHHKDMVKSYARHYEGILYKDDAEKAQRMSAILRLAESMDRSESGVVKDVICSISDDYVKLETVVNGDGVLELADADNHRSYFKKIYDKDIHIAKL
- a CDS encoding phosphomannomutase/phosphoglucomutase: MSDIDRSMFRQYDIRGVFGEDLTEQAAVLLGKAFGTFARRHGKDTVIVGRDNRSSSLPLRNAILEGLLSTGCSVLDIGLVTTPLCYYSRILYDIDPAVMITASHNPPQFNGFKVCYGPATLYGDDIQMLCDMIEKDDFIEGEGGTISYAYPMIDYINMICDKVKLGQRKLKVAVDCGNGTASLVHPQALYRLGCDVIPIYCDSDPRFPNHFPDPVKAENLEDLRKVVLDQKADLGIGFDGDGDRIGLIDDKGNIIWGDTLMVLFWREILPKHPGTTAIVEVKCSQALAEEIERLGGKPMFYKTGHSLIKAKMREIGSVFAGEMSGHMFFADEYYGFDDALYAAARLLRILSNTDKSLSELLTDVPRYPSTPELRIHCDDDKKFGIVEQAKAFFKDKGYPIIDVDGVRAIIDGGWGLIRASNTGPEIIVRCEAKTDEQLEDIKRMVSQAIAPLELTE
- a CDS encoding Rpn family recombination-promoting nuclease/putative transposase, whose translation is MGEEKQHSDIHNPHDTGYKYLLSFKKTFVQLLRSFVKEGWVGMIDESTITEVNKSYILQDFNQKEADVVYRVDIKGRQVIFYILTEPQSTVDFQMPYRLLLYMVEIWRDILRNTKQNEAEQKDFRLPAIIPLVIYNGAGNWTVKINYKETLSGYELFNDYVLDFRYILIDVNRFNKDDLAGLRNLIGTAFLLDQKYDLSELYERLGYVREALSAIAPEEFNIIKPWLMHIFTSKLGKDERDKVEKIINESSIEEVDKMISNFERTLEEEFQKKKAEGKAEGKAEGKAELVIRLLRKKFGTLSEDYIDRIKKQDSEVLDAIGDNIFEISDISQIDDYLV